In the Methyloterricola oryzae genome, one interval contains:
- a CDS encoding FmdB family zinc ribbon protein, translating to MPIYQIVCPDCGHRFSGMVFAGTREPECWVCSRCGSDHARPDADSPPLPHPLESAHGSGCPCCGGAAPTAGREPPG from the coding sequence ATGCCCATCTATCAGATTGTCTGCCCCGACTGCGGGCATCGCTTCAGCGGCATGGTGTTTGCCGGAACCCGCGAGCCGGAGTGCTGGGTCTGTTCCCGGTGCGGCAGCGACCACGCCCGGCCCGATGCGGATAGCCCGCCGCTTCCCCACCCATTGGAGTCGGCCCACGGCTCCGGCTGCCCCTGCTGCGGCGGCGCCGCTCCGACTGCAGGCCGCGAGCCGCCCGGCTGA
- a CDS encoding CoA transferase subunit A → MNVPLHTQPDKLTDLPGLAAHVSAGDCVAVGGGLSWREPMAVLRELVRRRVGGLRLIGSAHGIDVDLLCGAGLVAASGESYVGFEQDFGMAPNYRRACESGAVAVEDNCCYTLVQQLRAAIAGLPFMPMRSMRGTGFMDLHPEFKTLRCPYTGEELVLVPALRPDVAILHAQYGDAHGNLRIEGPPVADVLFAKASRRVIATVEQILPTDRLAEMGVSIPYFYVTALAEVPHGAHPTACYPFYAYDRRHTAEYYRLAAQGAEAFREGYLQTYVHDCPTEADYLRAIGGPASLERLASWQESPESWRALYD, encoded by the coding sequence ATGAATGTTCCGCTGCACACCCAGCCCGACAAACTGACCGACCTGCCGGGGCTCGCGGCCCATGTGAGCGCCGGCGACTGCGTGGCCGTCGGCGGCGGCCTGTCCTGGCGCGAGCCCATGGCGGTGCTGCGGGAACTGGTGCGGCGGCGGGTAGGGGGGCTGAGGCTGATCGGCTCGGCCCACGGCATCGATGTGGATCTCTTGTGCGGGGCCGGGCTGGTGGCTGCGAGCGGCGAATCCTATGTCGGCTTCGAGCAGGACTTCGGCATGGCGCCCAATTACCGCCGCGCCTGCGAGTCTGGCGCCGTGGCGGTCGAGGACAACTGCTGCTACACCCTGGTGCAGCAGCTGCGGGCCGCCATCGCCGGCCTGCCGTTCATGCCCATGCGCTCCATGCGCGGCACGGGGTTCATGGATCTGCACCCGGAATTCAAGACCCTGCGCTGCCCTTACACCGGAGAGGAACTGGTCCTGGTGCCGGCGCTCAGGCCGGATGTCGCCATCCTGCACGCCCAGTACGGGGATGCCCACGGAAATCTCCGCATCGAGGGGCCGCCGGTGGCCGACGTCCTGTTCGCCAAGGCCTCGCGCAGGGTAATTGCCACGGTGGAGCAGATCCTGCCCACCGACCGGCTGGCGGAGATGGGCGTGAGCATCCCGTACTTCTACGTGACGGCCCTGGCGGAGGTTCCGCACGGCGCCCATCCCACCGCCTGCTATCCCTTCTATGCCTACGACCGGCGGCACACCGCCGAGTACTACCGGCTCGCGGCTCAGGGCGCGGAGGCCTTCCGCGAGGGCTATTTGCAAACCTATGTGCACGACTGCCCCACTGAAGCCGACTACCTGCGCGCCATCGGTGGACCGGCCAGCCTGGAGCGGCTGGCTTCCTGGCAGGAAAGCCCGGAAAGCTGGAGGGCGCTGTATGACTGA
- a CDS encoding argininosuccinate lyase, which yields MGHTDGQVLEIGARLREGPSPRLVQAAFRKELEAQLDLFEAMSQADLAHTLMLADSGLIPPTPGRELLAALLDLHEGPADFSPVPDLGDLYTNREAWLARRTPSVGWLGAGRARRDATTTAFLMRVRERLLDLGGALVEAGSALVERARHFQGSPMSDYTYWQSAQPTSFGHYLLGFVHPLLRDLDRLRALYGRVNLCPAGCGSSNGSRLFQDRQQLADWLGFEGLVAHARDAMWEADLPIESLSLAATAMVNLNRLAEDLQVFATSEFALVELDDSHARASKIMPQKKNPFALTHVRGLANGLIGELAGAVAAGRTASGQPDNRLMLYGAVPKALGDAADAASLMAEVLQRLVFREEHAARGLEQGFALATDLAEVLVGECGLDFREAHRLVGSLVREHLAVGNFDGLTAGAIAEAAEDLLQRRIELSEAGLRDALNVRSALEARSQPGGAAAGPMADMLADCEQRLREAAAWQGARRQQLLGAGARLLERARAFAAGDSGP from the coding sequence ATGGGACACACGGACGGACAGGTGTTGGAAATCGGAGCGAGGCTGCGCGAGGGCCCTTCGCCCCGGTTGGTCCAGGCCGCCTTCCGCAAGGAACTGGAGGCGCAGCTGGACCTGTTCGAAGCCATGAGCCAGGCGGACCTGGCCCATACCCTGATGCTGGCGGATTCGGGCCTCATCCCGCCGACGCCGGGCCGGGAACTGCTGGCGGCCTTGCTGGATCTGCATGAGGGGCCTGCTGATTTTTCGCCGGTCCCGGACCTGGGCGATTTGTACACCAACCGCGAGGCCTGGCTTGCCAGGCGCACGCCATCCGTAGGCTGGCTGGGCGCCGGCCGGGCGCGGCGGGATGCGACGACCACCGCCTTTCTCATGCGCGTGCGGGAGCGGCTGCTCGACCTGGGCGGCGCCCTGGTCGAGGCAGGCAGCGCGCTGGTGGAACGTGCGCGGCACTTTCAAGGGTCGCCGATGTCGGATTACACCTACTGGCAGTCTGCCCAGCCCACCAGCTTCGGCCATTACCTGCTGGGCTTCGTCCATCCGCTGCTGCGCGATCTGGACCGTTTGCGGGCGCTTTATGGCCGCGTCAATCTCTGTCCCGCGGGCTGCGGCAGCAGCAACGGCTCGCGGCTGTTCCAGGACCGGCAGCAACTGGCGGATTGGCTCGGCTTCGAGGGTCTTGTGGCCCACGCCCGCGACGCCATGTGGGAGGCGGACCTGCCCATCGAGTCCCTGTCCCTGGCCGCAACCGCCATGGTCAACCTCAACCGGCTGGCCGAGGACCTGCAGGTCTTCGCGACTTCGGAATTCGCCTTGGTGGAGCTGGATGATAGCCATGCCCGGGCCAGCAAGATCATGCCCCAGAAAAAGAATCCCTTCGCCCTGACGCATGTGCGCGGTCTGGCCAACGGCCTGATCGGCGAACTGGCCGGAGCTGTCGCCGCCGGGCGCACCGCCTCCGGCCAGCCGGACAACCGGCTGATGCTGTATGGCGCGGTGCCGAAGGCCCTGGGCGATGCCGCCGATGCCGCGTCGCTCATGGCCGAGGTGCTGCAACGCCTGGTGTTTCGCGAAGAACATGCCGCGCGCGGACTGGAGCAGGGCTTTGCCCTCGCCACCGATCTGGCGGAAGTATTGGTCGGGGAGTGCGGACTCGATTTCCGCGAAGCTCACCGATTGGTGGGCTCGCTGGTGCGCGAACACCTGGCGGTCGGCAACTTCGATGGCCTGACCGCCGGCGCCATCGCCGAGGCCGCCGAAGATCTGTTGCAGCGGCGCATCGAGTTGAGCGAGGCCGGCCTCCGGGATGCCTTGAATGTGCGAAGTGCGCTGGAGGCCCGTTCCCAACCCGGCGGTGCCGCCGCCGGACCCATGGCGGACATGCTGGCAGACTGCGAGCAGCGCCTTAGGGAAGCAGCGGCGTGGCAGGGCGCGCGCCGGCAGCAGCTTTTGGGCGCTGGCGCGCGTCTGCTGGAACGGGCGCGGGCCTTCGCGGCAGGAGATTCGGGGCCGTGA
- a CDS encoding class-II fumarase/aspartase family protein, with the protein MTVGIVDHGIFADAWSIPELRALFDDRAQIAGWIEVMAVLAETEAEFGLIPEAAAEALSAACRGVAPDEALLQEVREDFQRSNHSLLGLIRALQRRCPGDSGEWLCYGATVQDITDSHTARVLLRTAEILRAQLRAIAEALAGLARLHRNTPLCGRTHGQPGLPITFGFKAAGWLDEILRHQARLERVIPVLGTAQLAGGVGSLSSFGDEAIALQARFCQRLGLMPPAISWTASRDRLADWLNLLALMTATADRIGHEVYNLQRPEIGELSEGFVAGTVGSITMPQKRNPEISEHLGTLARSVRHQAAFMLESLVHDHERDGRSWKGEWAILPPACLATGKALHLLRHLLEGLNVCEERMLHNLAATRGFVYAERVMLALAPHLGKQSAHALVYRVAMAATERGEGLLEALLAEPEVREPLGAERLRRLFDPADSTGRCAEMVDRVLAAMTVEAPQ; encoded by the coding sequence GTGACCGTAGGCATCGTCGATCATGGCATTTTCGCGGACGCCTGGTCCATCCCGGAACTGCGGGCCCTGTTCGACGACCGCGCGCAGATCGCCGGCTGGATCGAGGTGATGGCGGTACTGGCGGAAACCGAGGCGGAGTTCGGGCTGATTCCCGAGGCGGCCGCCGAGGCGCTGTCAGCCGCCTGCCGGGGCGTGGCGCCGGACGAGGCCTTACTGCAGGAAGTGCGCGAGGATTTTCAGCGCAGCAATCACTCGCTGCTGGGGCTCATCCGCGCCTTGCAGCGGCGCTGCCCCGGCGACAGCGGGGAATGGCTGTGCTATGGCGCGACGGTGCAGGACATCACCGACTCGCACACGGCCCGCGTGCTGTTGCGCACCGCCGAAATCCTGCGCGCGCAACTGCGGGCAATCGCGGAAGCCCTCGCCGGCCTGGCCCGCCTTCACCGGAATACCCCTCTGTGCGGCCGCACCCACGGGCAGCCGGGTCTGCCCATTACCTTTGGGTTCAAGGCCGCCGGCTGGCTGGACGAGATTCTGCGGCATCAGGCCCGCCTGGAGCGGGTCATCCCGGTCTTGGGCACGGCGCAGCTGGCGGGCGGTGTCGGCAGTCTGTCGTCCTTCGGGGATGAAGCCATCGCCTTGCAGGCGCGGTTCTGTCAGCGCCTGGGGCTGATGCCGCCCGCAATCTCCTGGACCGCCAGCCGCGATCGCCTGGCGGATTGGCTTAACCTACTGGCCCTGATGACCGCCACCGCCGACCGCATCGGCCACGAAGTGTACAACCTGCAGCGGCCGGAGATCGGCGAGCTGTCGGAAGGCTTCGTTGCGGGGACGGTGGGCAGCATCACCATGCCGCAGAAGCGCAATCCGGAAATCTCCGAACACCTGGGCACCCTGGCGCGCAGCGTGCGCCATCAGGCGGCCTTCATGCTGGAGAGCCTGGTGCATGATCACGAGCGCGATGGGCGTTCCTGGAAAGGGGAGTGGGCCATCCTGCCTCCAGCTTGCCTCGCAACCGGCAAGGCGCTGCATCTGCTGCGGCACCTGCTCGAGGGCCTGAATGTGTGTGAGGAGCGCATGCTACACAACCTCGCCGCCACCCGCGGCTTCGTCTATGCGGAACGGGTCATGCTGGCGCTGGCCCCGCACCTGGGCAAGCAGAGCGCGCATGCCCTGGTGTACCGGGTGGCCATGGCGGCGACGGAGCGCGGCGAGGGCCTGCTGGAGGCGCTGCTTGCCGAGCCGGAGGTGCGCGAGCCTCTCGGCGCGGAGCGGCTGCGGCGGCTTTTCGATCCGGCCGACAGTACGGGGCGTTGCGCGGAGATGGTGGACCGCGTGCTGGCGGCCATGACGGTGGAGGCACCGCAGTGA
- a CDS encoding DUF7714 family protein — MGGEVLEVGCLRNRGNFVPLPYRRVSYQPYAGAMTAAAVEQHLLSREVYRRTDAVILHNSAGELAVAAVQRAPCDGLFTRLEAVEVLALPEDCVFCVSPQTDPANPSALAKLARNQGVGREQTLVVQGAFDHINFIHRPDPCIVRVVEVTPPAPPKLYAMAEHVLSYAPLPPICLELEAIDLRALSAGVAAESFLVPCRSGGLDDLGAPVHFLDERPPKREPWTLIGCERSLQFHRHYYGDEPPRIEMCPRRLAVGADRPTLLKCCLLEFDIERDGHTVIVPWGADLAMVEQALRLLAGDVAHA, encoded by the coding sequence ATGGGCGGCGAAGTGCTGGAGGTCGGGTGCCTCAGGAACCGGGGCAACTTCGTCCCGCTGCCCTACCGCCGGGTCAGCTACCAGCCCTACGCCGGGGCCATGACCGCCGCCGCGGTCGAACAGCATCTGCTGAGCCGCGAGGTGTACCGGCGCACCGATGCGGTCATCCTCCACAATTCCGCCGGGGAACTGGCGGTGGCGGCGGTGCAGCGCGCGCCGTGCGATGGCTTGTTCACCCGCCTCGAAGCGGTGGAGGTGCTGGCCTTGCCCGAGGACTGCGTGTTCTGCGTGTCGCCTCAAACCGATCCGGCAAACCCCTCGGCCCTGGCGAAACTGGCCAGGAATCAGGGCGTGGGCCGCGAGCAGACCCTCGTGGTGCAGGGCGCTTTCGATCATATCAACTTCATCCACCGCCCCGATCCGTGCATCGTGCGGGTGGTGGAGGTCACTCCGCCCGCGCCGCCCAAGCTCTATGCCATGGCAGAGCATGTGCTGAGCTACGCGCCGCTCCCGCCCATCTGCCTGGAACTGGAAGCCATCGACCTGCGCGCCCTCAGCGCGGGCGTCGCGGCGGAGTCGTTTCTGGTGCCATGCCGCTCGGGCGGGCTGGACGATCTGGGCGCTCCCGTGCATTTCCTCGACGAGCGCCCTCCAAAACGCGAGCCCTGGACCCTGATCGGCTGCGAGCGCAGCCTTCAGTTCCACCGGCACTACTATGGTGATGAGCCGCCCCGTATCGAGATGTGTCCGCGCCGGCTCGCGGTCGGCGCAGATCGTCCCACCCTGCTCAAGTGCTGCCTGCTGGAGTTCGATATCGAGCGGGACGGCCACACCGTGATCGTGCCCTGGGGCGCGGACCTGGCCATGGTGGAACAGGCGCTCAGGCTGCTGGCGGGGGACGTCGCTCATGCCTGA
- a CDS encoding FAD-dependent oxidoreductase: MTDVSGAQWTTTRWRREIEDRLAAGGGEPLVNIDRGDRRPFDAIFLGGGAGGRFGAAYLRAMGGRPLIIDRWPFLGGSCPHHACVPHHLFSDAAAQLMLERSFSGRLWFQDLRGKQVSILELVEAFRQGRTGPHAFMNYQSQEQLDLEFVLGAPGRIVDAHSVEVAESIYRARSLVLATGSRARALGLEGESLTGVFDYASLVDRLDYEPGPTAVVAGGGKTAIEYACFFNATGRRTLVVSREEPLALIQDAETRAFLMTRMREQGMEFWSGAHVVALEGDGEGKLAAVTIQTREGSHEVSTDFLFLGLGQQPNSAEALAALGVATDANGFVQVDSRMRTSVADVYAVGDVVGAPMEMFKARKGGVCAARNIMGDEAHYRVEDFPDFLHTHYEVCWLGLGEEQARARLRNVIVLKLPPDNPDGDSVSLPAGDRMMLYALLRPELSGFQKLVIDGDTRRIVGAFHVGAGAKDGFQYLAPLVRKGLTVDELGDMNELFLNPSYFIQLCRLRAGSRVLRGM; the protein is encoded by the coding sequence ATGACTGACGTAAGCGGGGCCCAATGGACCACGACGCGCTGGCGCCGCGAGATCGAGGATCGTCTGGCCGCGGGCGGCGGCGAGCCGCTGGTGAATATCGACCGCGGCGACCGTCGTCCTTTCGATGCTATCTTCCTGGGAGGCGGGGCCGGTGGCCGCTTCGGCGCCGCGTATCTCCGCGCCATGGGCGGCCGCCCCCTCATCATCGATCGCTGGCCCTTCCTGGGCGGCTCCTGTCCCCACCATGCCTGCGTACCCCATCATCTGTTCTCGGACGCGGCGGCGCAGCTCATGCTGGAGCGCAGTTTTTCGGGCCGTTTGTGGTTCCAGGATCTGCGCGGCAAGCAGGTTTCCATCCTGGAACTGGTCGAGGCGTTCCGGCAGGGACGCACCGGCCCCCATGCCTTCATGAATTACCAGAGCCAGGAGCAACTGGACTTGGAGTTCGTGCTCGGTGCCCCGGGGCGCATCGTCGATGCCCACAGCGTGGAAGTCGCGGAATCCATTTATCGCGCCCGGTCCCTGGTGCTCGCCACCGGCTCCCGGGCCAGGGCGCTGGGCCTTGAAGGCGAGTCGCTCACCGGCGTTTTCGATTATGCCAGTCTGGTCGACCGCCTGGATTACGAGCCCGGGCCGACCGCCGTGGTGGCGGGCGGCGGCAAGACCGCCATCGAATACGCCTGTTTCTTCAACGCGACGGGCCGCCGCACCCTCGTCGTCTCCCGCGAGGAGCCCTTGGCGCTAATTCAGGACGCGGAAACTCGCGCCTTTTTGATGACCCGCATGCGGGAGCAGGGCATGGAATTCTGGAGCGGCGCACACGTCGTCGCTTTGGAGGGCGATGGGGAGGGAAAACTGGCGGCGGTGACGATCCAGACCCGAGAAGGCAGCCATGAGGTAAGCACCGACTTCCTGTTCCTGGGGCTGGGACAGCAGCCCAATTCCGCGGAGGCCTTAGCCGCTCTGGGAGTTGCCACCGACGCGAATGGCTTTGTGCAAGTGGACAGCCGCATGCGCACCTCGGTGGCGGATGTCTATGCGGTGGGCGACGTGGTGGGCGCTCCCATGGAGATGTTCAAGGCCCGCAAGGGCGGCGTGTGCGCGGCTCGCAACATCATGGGGGACGAGGCCCATTACCGGGTCGAGGACTTTCCGGATTTCCTGCATACCCATTATGAGGTCTGCTGGCTGGGCCTGGGGGAGGAACAGGCGCGCGCCCGCCTCCGCAACGTGATCGTCCTCAAGCTGCCGCCCGATAATCCCGACGGGGACTCCGTATCGCTGCCGGCCGGCGACCGGATGATGCTCTACGCCCTGCTCAGGCCCGAGCTGTCGGGGTTCCAGAAGCTGGTAATCGACGGCGATACGCGCCGCATCGTCGGCGCCTTCCACGTGGGAGCCGGCGCCAAGGACGGTTTCCAGTATCTGGCCCCGCTAGTACGCAAGGGACTGACCGTGGACGAGTTGGGGGACATGAACGAGCTGTTTCTCAACCCGTCCTATTTCATTCAACTCTGCCGTCTGCGGGCGGGCAGCCGGGTACTGAGGGGGATGTGA
- a CDS encoding phosphosulfolactate synthase — MPELAWDSIVGSLIGDRVQKPRACGITMVIDTGVGLRQLEDVLELAGHCIDHWKFGFGTSVFHTRKLLAAKLALLAEHSVLSLPGGTLLEVALVEHHCRVYMRHARELGFAGVEISDGTIPLPAFRRRNLIRCAREAGLVPITEVGKKDPRQQPSADELAEQALEDLAAGAEWVVVESRESGKAVGIYDQHGQVIDEAVAIIRARMGEAVGRLIWEAPLKDQQAYLVQHFGTNVGLGNIQPDQVLAVEALRNRLRFDTMRWVTGELVRSGAWDPLAVEPPLGEWPLIKKSS, encoded by the coding sequence ATGCCTGAACTGGCCTGGGACAGCATCGTCGGCTCGCTCATCGGCGACCGCGTGCAAAAGCCCCGCGCCTGCGGCATTACCATGGTGATCGACACAGGCGTCGGACTGCGCCAACTGGAGGACGTGCTGGAGCTCGCCGGCCACTGCATCGATCACTGGAAATTCGGCTTCGGCACCTCGGTGTTTCATACCCGCAAGCTGCTGGCGGCCAAGCTGGCCTTGCTGGCGGAGCACAGTGTGCTGAGCTTGCCCGGCGGTACCCTGCTGGAAGTGGCCCTGGTGGAGCATCATTGCCGCGTCTACATGCGGCACGCGCGGGAGCTGGGCTTTGCCGGCGTGGAGATTTCCGACGGCACCATTCCCCTGCCGGCTTTCCGCCGCCGCAATCTGATTCGCTGCGCCCGCGAAGCGGGCTTGGTGCCCATCACCGAGGTGGGCAAGAAGGACCCGCGCCAGCAGCCCAGCGCCGACGAACTGGCCGAGCAGGCGTTGGAGGACCTGGCGGCGGGCGCGGAATGGGTGGTGGTGGAAAGCCGCGAGTCGGGCAAGGCCGTGGGCATCTACGACCAGCACGGGCAAGTGATCGACGAGGCGGTGGCCATCATCCGCGCCCGGATGGGCGAGGCGGTCGGCCGCCTCATCTGGGAGGCGCCCCTGAAGGACCAGCAGGCCTATCTGGTGCAGCACTTCGGCACCAATGTCGGCCTGGGTAACATCCAACCCGATCAGGTGCTGGCGGTGGAGGCCCTGCGCAACCGGCTGCGCTTCGACACCATGCGCTGGGTCACCGGCGAACTGGTCCGCTCCGGCGCCTGGGATCCCCTGGCGGTGGAGCCGCCGCTGGGGGAGTGGCCCTTGATCAAGAAATCGTCGTGA
- a CDS encoding CoA-transferase — MTERPGDCTLGEALIYQIARTIEDGILAFHGFGSPLVQLALHLAKRTHAPNLVLVAGATYGVNPAPPFLTPTSNDWAMNRGAECHLSIDELFDLAAAGRLGRMFLSGLQIDRRGNLNVTRLGRERMSLKLPGGGGGGNLSCDARRITLWTAAHRAPPDQSGRRRFRLVERCDFITSLGHGVPGGAQRGRLGHIGQGPDWLITELGVFDFDENGQARLAALYPDVGLDELRASTGFELVARDDLASIPLPTAEMAACIRALDPLRIHERELRPEDRARRFELEA, encoded by the coding sequence ATGACTGAGCGGCCCGGCGACTGCACCTTGGGCGAGGCCCTGATCTACCAGATCGCCCGCACCATCGAGGACGGCATCCTGGCCTTCCACGGCTTCGGCTCGCCCCTGGTGCAACTGGCCTTGCACCTGGCCAAACGCACCCACGCACCCAATCTGGTGCTGGTGGCGGGGGCTACCTATGGCGTCAATCCGGCTCCGCCCTTCCTGACGCCGACCAGCAACGATTGGGCGATGAACCGCGGCGCGGAATGCCATCTGTCCATCGACGAGCTGTTCGACCTGGCCGCCGCCGGCCGGCTGGGCCGCATGTTCCTCTCGGGCCTGCAGATCGACCGGCGCGGCAACCTGAATGTCACGCGCCTGGGCCGCGAGCGCATGTCCCTCAAGCTGCCGGGCGGCGGCGGGGGAGGCAACCTCTCCTGCGACGCGCGCCGCATTACCCTGTGGACGGCGGCCCATCGCGCGCCGCCCGATCAGAGCGGCCGGCGCCGTTTTCGCCTGGTGGAGCGCTGCGATTTCATCACCAGTCTTGGGCACGGCGTACCCGGCGGGGCGCAGCGCGGCCGGTTGGGTCACATCGGCCAGGGCCCGGACTGGCTGATCACCGAACTGGGCGTGTTCGATTTCGACGAAAACGGGCAGGCGCGCCTGGCGGCGCTCTACCCGGATGTGGGCCTGGACGAGCTGCGCGCAAGCACCGGATTCGAACTGGTGGCGCGCGACGATCTGGCGTCGATCCCGCTGCCCACTGCGGAGATGGCGGCCTGCATCCGTGCCCTGGACCCGCTCCGCATCCACGAAAGGGAACTGCGGCCCGAGGACCGGGCGCGCCGCTTCGAGCTGGAGGCCTGA
- a CDS encoding 1-aminocyclopropane-1-carboxylate deaminase/D-cysteine desulfhydrase, whose translation MTGHSTPDTDAALAALDRLPRARLAEFPTPLRPWRRLGAELGLAELWCKRDDLIDFGLGGNKLRGLEFLLADAQAQGADTLVTGAGPQSNHVRATAAVAAHAGLRCLTVFWGESPAEFDGNYRLTRLLGVQPCFTGDEDRASVDAGIEHACAHVRRRGEIPYAIPRGGACALGALGHVLAAKELDAQCRALGIAPDAVVMATGSGGTHAGWLLGSRLLGAGWRVESFTVSREVEAARLQVARLASEAAGLLGLSLQFSPDEALVHGGFIGPGYGVPSPEAAAAIQRVARSEGVLLDPVYTGKAMAGLLHHRKRGMLDGDCIVFLHTGGEPAFFAGDGSWLLPL comes from the coding sequence GTGACCGGCCATTCGACCCCGGACACCGACGCTGCTTTGGCGGCCTTGGATCGCTTACCGCGCGCCCGCCTGGCGGAATTTCCGACACCCTTAAGGCCTTGGCGACGCCTGGGCGCGGAACTCGGCCTCGCGGAACTGTGGTGCAAGCGCGACGACCTGATCGATTTCGGACTGGGTGGCAATAAGCTGCGGGGCCTGGAGTTCCTGCTGGCAGACGCGCAGGCGCAAGGCGCCGATACCCTGGTGACAGGCGCGGGCCCGCAGTCCAACCATGTCCGGGCGACGGCTGCGGTGGCGGCCCATGCCGGGCTGCGCTGCCTGACGGTTTTTTGGGGCGAGTCGCCCGCTGAATTCGATGGCAATTACCGGCTCACCCGGCTGCTGGGCGTGCAGCCCTGCTTTACCGGCGATGAAGACCGTGCCTCGGTGGATGCCGGCATCGAGCATGCCTGCGCCCATGTACGCAGGCGCGGAGAAATTCCCTATGCCATTCCCCGGGGCGGCGCCTGTGCACTGGGCGCCTTGGGTCATGTCCTGGCGGCGAAGGAACTGGACGCGCAATGCCGCGCCCTGGGCATCGCGCCGGATGCGGTGGTCATGGCGACCGGCTCCGGCGGCACTCACGCCGGCTGGTTGTTGGGCAGCCGCCTGCTGGGGGCGGGCTGGCGGGTGGAGAGCTTTACCGTCAGCCGCGAAGTCGAGGCGGCCCGCCTGCAGGTGGCGAGGTTGGCTAGCGAGGCCGCTGGCCTGCTCGGCCTGTCCTTGCAGTTCTCGCCCGACGAAGCCCTGGTGCATGGCGGCTTCATAGGTCCCGGCTACGGTGTCCCCAGCCCGGAGGCGGCGGCAGCCATCCAGCGGGTAGCGCGCAGCGAGGGCGTCCTGCTGGATCCGGTCTACACCGGTAAGGCCATGGCGGGCCTGCTGCACCACCGCAAACGCGGGATGCTGGACGGCGACTGCATCGTATTCCTCCACACCGGCGGAGAGCCGGCCTTCTTCGCCGGCGATGGAAGCTGGCTGCTGCCCTTATGA
- a CDS encoding SDR family NAD(P)-dependent oxidoreductase, whose amino-acid sequence MGKRLARKHAVITGGGAGIGLAIARAFGREGARVAIVDCDPARLDEARRALRDAGIDSAAFQADVADGKAVEGAFAAIRQHFGDNVHVLVNNAGIVDFGAVEDTELDAWRRIIDTNLSGTFLCSQAVLPAMREGGGAIVNMASVAGQIGFPRLAAYCASKGGIIALTRQMAVDYTPRGIRVNCICPGRIAGTELDRWIRSVDTEAATAGKMAKYPMGRFGLPEEVAQAALYLASDASAFVSGIALTVDGGLSAL is encoded by the coding sequence ATGGGCAAACGCCTGGCGCGCAAGCATGCCGTGATCACCGGCGGCGGCGCTGGCATCGGCCTGGCCATAGCCCGGGCCTTTGGCCGGGAAGGCGCCCGCGTGGCGATCGTGGACTGCGACCCCGCGCGCTTGGATGAAGCCCGGCGGGCTCTGCGGGATGCCGGGATAGACAGCGCCGCGTTCCAGGCGGACGTGGCCGATGGCAAGGCGGTGGAGGGCGCGTTCGCGGCCATCCGTCAGCATTTCGGAGACAACGTGCACGTGCTGGTCAACAACGCCGGCATCGTGGACTTCGGCGCGGTGGAAGACACGGAGCTGGACGCCTGGCGGCGCATCATCGACACCAACCTGAGCGGCACTTTCCTCTGTTCGCAGGCGGTGCTGCCCGCCATGCGGGAAGGTGGCGGCGCTATCGTCAATATGGCCTCGGTGGCGGGGCAGATCGGTTTTCCGAGGCTGGCGGCCTACTGCGCCTCGAAGGGCGGCATCATCGCCCTGACCCGGCAGATGGCGGTGGACTACACGCCCCGCGGAATCCGGGTCAACTGTATCTGTCCCGGGCGCATCGCCGGCACTGAGCTGGACCGCTGGATACGCAGCGTCGACACCGAGGCGGCCACCGCCGGCAAGATGGCGAAATACCCCATGGGCCGTTTCGGGCTGCCCGAGGAGGTGGCGCAGGCGGCCCTTTACCTGGCCTCGGATGCCTCCGCCTTCGTGTCCGGCATTGCCCTCACCGTCGATGGAGGCCTGTCCGCCTTATGA